The Wolbachia endosymbiont of Ctenocephalides felis wCfeT genome includes a region encoding these proteins:
- the secB gene encoding protein-export chaperone SecB, producing MLQQKMKVHGQYIKDLSFENPNSPFLATSKSPDINVMVNINSAKLEGAEDPDGGEERSFHEVTLHIEIKATVKDDNIKDSVAFICETKYCGIFSIENFKDLSEEEVRQALFIGGPVFLFPFAREVIARVTSSGGFPPLMLDLINFEAMYMQQSQQQKSTVSNENFN from the coding sequence ATGTTACAACAAAAGATGAAAGTTCACGGTCAATATATAAAAGATTTATCATTTGAAAATCCAAATTCGCCATTCCTTGCTACCAGTAAGTCTCCTGATATTAATGTTATGGTTAATATCAATTCAGCAAAATTGGAAGGTGCAGAAGATCCAGATGGAGGAGAAGAAAGATCTTTCCATGAAGTTACTTTGCATATAGAAATTAAAGCAACAGTGAAAGATGATAACATAAAAGATAGCGTGGCTTTCATTTGTGAAACGAAATATTGTGGTATTTTTTCAATAGAAAATTTTAAGGATTTAAGTGAAGAAGAAGTGAGACAAGCTCTGTTTATTGGCGGACCTGTTTTTCTTTTCCCATTTGCAAGAGAGGTGATTGCAAGAGTTACAAGCAGTGGTGGATTTCCTCCTCTTATGTTGGATCTCATAAATTTTGAAGCTATGTACATGCAACAAAGCCAACAACAAAAAAGTACTGTGAGTAATGAAAATTTTAACTAA
- a CDS encoding cold-shock protein: MTSDNKEFGHIKWFNSDKGYGFIKPDNKGSDIFVHITELSHAGIKPDSLKGENKEKGIKGERVSYKLKEERGRNGEEKKSAIKLELIEEVG; this comes from the coding sequence ATGACGTCTGATAATAAGGAATTTGGTCACATAAAATGGTTTAATTCTGACAAGGGTTACGGTTTTATCAAACCAGACAATAAAGGAAGTGATATTTTTGTGCATATTACTGAACTGTCGCATGCAGGAATAAAACCTGATTCACTCAAAGGGGAAAATAAAGAAAAGGGGATTAAAGGAGAAAGGGTAAGTTATAAGCTTAAAGAGGAACGCGGAAGAAATGGTGAAGAAAAAAAATCTGCAATAAAATTAGAGTTAATAGAAGAAGTAGGATAA
- a CDS encoding DEAD/DEAH box helicase, with the protein MDIPPSLKHALDKNNIAVPTPIQMQAIPLALQGRDILGSAQTGTGKTLAFAIPLVTKLLSKSDNSSALVIVPTRELAQQVTNEIKKLLFQNAALKIALLIGGEPIFRQLNQLKKKPQIVIGTPGRIIDHIERKSLAIRNVSTLVLDETDRMFDMGFGIQIEEIIKYLPKIRQTLMFSATLPNGIVKLAERHLNKPERISAQHENTTPVKIKQEIVYASESEKYKKLVEQLCEREGAIIIFVKTKHGADQLADKLRRDDYSALAIHGDLRQHKRERVINSFRRGRNQIMVATDIASRGLDIPHIQHVINYDAPQSQADYIHRIGRTARAGAEGCALSFVTPQDKKRLPALASKEGEPNFDCNVQLNKHNKTKKVFKRSKINKLRAKARFKNSKYGSERSRKARKSCA; encoded by the coding sequence ATGGATATTCCACCTTCACTTAAGCATGCACTTGATAAGAATAACATAGCTGTTCCAACCCCAATTCAAATGCAAGCAATTCCTTTAGCTTTACAAGGAAGAGATATTCTCGGATCTGCTCAAACAGGAACAGGAAAAACTCTAGCATTTGCCATCCCGCTAGTTACAAAGCTACTGAGCAAGTCTGATAACAGCTCAGCTTTAGTAATTGTACCAACCAGAGAGCTTGCACAACAGGTAACAAATGAAATCAAAAAACTACTATTTCAAAATGCTGCGCTAAAGATTGCTTTATTAATCGGTGGTGAGCCTATTTTTAGGCAATTAAATCAACTCAAGAAAAAACCGCAAATTGTAATAGGCACTCCTGGCCGCATTATAGATCATATTGAGCGTAAGAGCTTAGCTATTCGCAATGTTAGTACTCTTGTACTTGATGAAACTGATCGTATGTTTGACATGGGTTTTGGAATTCAAATTGAAGAAATTATAAAATATCTGCCAAAAATACGGCAAACTCTTATGTTTTCTGCAACTCTTCCAAACGGCATAGTAAAGCTTGCTGAAAGGCATCTTAATAAGCCAGAGCGTATTTCTGCTCAGCATGAAAATACGACTCCTGTAAAGATAAAACAAGAGATTGTTTACGCATCAGAGTCAGAAAAATATAAGAAACTTGTTGAACAATTATGCGAGCGTGAAGGAGCAATCATTATTTTTGTAAAAACAAAGCATGGAGCAGATCAGCTAGCTGATAAATTGCGCAGAGACGACTATAGTGCTTTAGCAATTCATGGTGATTTAAGACAACATAAGCGCGAGAGAGTTATCAATTCCTTTCGTCGTGGTCGCAATCAAATTATGGTTGCAACTGATATTGCATCCCGTGGTCTTGATATTCCTCACATTCAACACGTCATAAATTATGATGCGCCACAATCACAAGCTGATTATATTCATCGTATAGGTAGAACTGCACGTGCTGGAGCTGAAGGTTGTGCATTATCTTTCGTTACACCTCAAGATAAAAAAAGATTACCTGCGTTGGCAAGTAAAGAAGGGGAACCAAATTTTGACTGTAATGTGCAACTCAACAAGCACAATAAAACTAAAAAAGTTTTTAAAAGATCCAAAATCAATAAATTAAGAGCTAAAGCCAGATTTAAGAACTCCAAATATGGCTCAGAAAGAAGCAGAAAAGCAAGAAAATCCTGTGCTTAA
- a CDS encoding diacylglycerol kinase, which produces MSTLYFTARLNGYKTIWYSFEGLKAAFLSETAFRQELLLFVMCAPIAFMLDVSKSERAVMIGSLFLVLIIEIINTALETTIERISSKQHALSKKVKDLGSAAVFLSLINAAIV; this is translated from the coding sequence TTGTCTACTCTTTATTTTACCGCCCGGCTGAATGGATACAAAACAATCTGGTATTCTTTTGAGGGACTAAAGGCAGCTTTTTTGTCAGAAACTGCGTTTAGACAGGAATTGTTGTTATTTGTTATGTGTGCGCCTATTGCTTTCATGCTTGACGTCAGTAAATCAGAGCGTGCTGTTATGATAGGTAGCCTGTTTTTAGTATTGATTATAGAAATCATTAACACAGCTCTTGAAACAACCATTGAACGCATTTCCAGCAAACAACATGCACTCTCAAAAAAGGTCAAGGATCTGGGCAGTGCGGCTGTTTTTCTTTCATTGATTAATGCTGCTATAGTATAG
- a CDS encoding SURF1 family protein, giving the protein MLKKILFILPCLLLFSLGFWQLSRLSWKKNIVKNMNLPTAQISFNNSLEDFNYRHIAIDGILSNIELYVFAGQRGYYVLSPMLLADGHYMLVNKGIVSKKRTEEVKITKVTANGILYCDGNKNWFIKNDIDANTWFTLSAEEISNELGIELNKCILWQEGFDTIKPMKHLEYAITWFALSLIWLVMYVKMLFKNRSAEN; this is encoded by the coding sequence GTGCTGAAAAAAATATTATTTATTTTACCTTGCTTACTTCTTTTTTCACTAGGATTTTGGCAATTATCTAGATTAAGCTGGAAGAAGAATATTGTCAAAAATATGAACCTTCCTACTGCTCAAATATCTTTCAATAACAGTCTTGAGGATTTTAACTATAGGCACATCGCAATTGATGGAATATTGAGCAATATAGAATTATATGTTTTTGCCGGGCAGCGTGGCTATTACGTGCTGTCTCCTATGCTACTTGCTGATGGACATTATATGTTAGTAAACAAGGGAATAGTAAGTAAAAAAAGGACAGAAGAAGTAAAAATCACAAAAGTAACTGCCAATGGAATTTTATATTGTGATGGTAATAAAAATTGGTTCATTAAGAACGATATTGATGCAAACACATGGTTCACCTTGAGTGCAGAAGAAATTTCGAATGAACTTGGTATTGAATTGAATAAATGTATATTATGGCAAGAAGGTTTTGATACTATAAAGCCAATGAAGCATTTAGAATATGCAATTACCTGGTTTGCACTTTCCTTAATTTGGTTGGTGATGTACGTTAAAATGCTATTTAAAAACAGGTCTGCTGAAAATTAG
- the dnaQ gene encoding DNA polymerase III subunit epsilon, which produces MREIVLDTETTGLDITSGHRVIEIGCVELINRISTGKVFHRYLNPKRDVPYHSFKIHGISEKFLKDKPLFSEVAREFLEFISDDILVIHNAEFDVKFLNMELGMLNLEQISPDRVLDTLPLARKKFIGSPASLNALCKRFDISLEDRELHGALIDAQLLAKVYVELTGGLQTFLFDNDNDQDGTSTLVQHKARNLTRREHAPSDDEIDEHRKLLEKINNPLWKEYIE; this is translated from the coding sequence ATGCGTGAAATAGTACTTGATACTGAAACAACTGGTCTTGACATTACATCAGGGCATCGGGTTATTGAAATTGGATGCGTTGAGTTAATTAATCGTATATCAACTGGTAAGGTATTTCATCGATATCTCAATCCAAAAAGAGATGTACCTTATCACTCCTTTAAGATTCACGGCATTAGTGAAAAATTTTTAAAAGATAAGCCACTATTTTCAGAAGTAGCGCGCGAATTCCTTGAATTTATATCAGACGATATCTTAGTCATCCATAATGCTGAGTTTGATGTAAAATTCCTTAATATGGAGCTAGGTATGTTGAATCTAGAGCAAATTTCTCCTGATAGAGTACTTGATACGCTACCACTTGCAAGAAAAAAATTTATAGGATCGCCCGCCTCTTTAAATGCATTATGTAAGCGTTTTGATATATCATTAGAAGACAGGGAATTGCATGGGGCATTAATTGATGCTCAATTACTTGCAAAGGTGTATGTTGAGCTGACAGGAGGGCTGCAAACTTTTTTATTTGATAATGATAATGATCAAGATGGCACTTCTACGCTCGTTCAGCATAAAGCACGTAACTTAACTCGCAGAGAACATGCACCAAGTGATGACGAGATTGATGAGCATAGGAAGTTACTAGAGAAGATCAATAATCCGCTGTGGAAGGAATATATTGAATAA
- a CDS encoding Tim44/TimA family putative adaptor protein produces MIELVIYALLAAFIFSRLYNSLGKTTNINIKKFTKVLDVTPSRECVVENIDDYISEGPMKATYEQIIKKNKDFSISRFMEGSSIAFELIIKYFNQGNLTQLKPLVDKDLYSHFAEKIKHNKEVHESVIVSVIEQKILEMKLVKNVVFIAVYFLSEQINFVKNEKGEIISGSTSTINKVEDTWQFKKNINSSDPGWLLVSINYKNADNSKNLVTNDT; encoded by the coding sequence ATGATAGAACTTGTGATATATGCTTTATTAGCAGCATTTATTTTCTCGCGTTTGTACAATTCTTTAGGAAAAACTACTAATATAAATATAAAAAAATTCACTAAAGTATTGGATGTAACTCCAAGCAGAGAATGTGTAGTGGAAAATATTGATGATTATATAAGTGAAGGGCCAATGAAAGCCACTTATGAACAAATAATCAAAAAAAATAAAGATTTTTCTATCAGTCGTTTTATGGAAGGTTCAAGCATAGCCTTTGAGCTAATAATAAAATATTTTAATCAAGGTAATTTAACACAACTGAAACCCCTGGTAGATAAAGATTTATATAGTCACTTTGCAGAAAAGATTAAGCATAACAAAGAAGTGCACGAATCAGTGATTGTTTCTGTCATTGAACAGAAAATTTTAGAAATGAAGTTGGTGAAAAATGTTGTATTTATTGCAGTGTATTTCCTTTCAGAACAAATTAATTTCGTTAAAAATGAAAAAGGAGAAATAATTTCTGGCAGTACGTCCACTATTAATAAAGTTGAAGATACATGGCAATTTAAAAAGAATATCAATTCATCAGATCCTGGTTGGTTGTTAGTTTCCATAAATTACAAAAATGCTGATAATAGTAAGAATTTAGTAACAAATGACACATAA
- the bfr gene encoding bacterioferritin, translating to MSEEIVKHLNGLLTNELTSVRQYLLHFAILKNNGINRFADKVKNELSEELDHAHQLAERILLLEGVPNFQDTNEILKYDGKFAKDTIQKILEANLKLEEKGIQDIREAISIAEKEKDFVTVILLEDLLKNEEEHLHWINKQIDLIELMGVENYLRTQI from the coding sequence ATGAGTGAAGAGATAGTAAAGCATTTGAACGGGCTATTGACTAATGAGTTGACTTCCGTGCGTCAATACCTTTTGCATTTTGCAATTCTTAAAAATAATGGAATTAATAGATTTGCGGATAAGGTAAAAAATGAGCTTAGCGAAGAACTTGATCATGCACATCAATTAGCAGAAAGAATTTTATTATTAGAGGGAGTACCAAACTTCCAAGATACGAATGAAATACTCAAGTATGATGGAAAATTTGCAAAAGATACAATACAGAAAATCTTAGAAGCTAATTTGAAGCTAGAAGAAAAGGGTATCCAAGACATCAGAGAAGCAATTTCTATAGCTGAAAAAGAAAAGGATTTTGTGACTGTAATATTGCTAGAAGATTTATTAAAAAATGAAGAAGAGCATTTGCATTGGATTAACAAACAAATTGATCTAATCGAATTAATGGGCGTTGAGAACTACCTTCGTACACAAATATAA